The genomic stretch GTCAGGCGTGGTGCTGATTTTGTTGGCGCTGCGTGTGGTGGTCACGATTTAGCGAATGCTCACTGCAATAAAAAACGGAAGCGCGGCTTCCGTTTTTTCTTCTATCTATTTTGCAATCGCGCTATTGCGGTTCTTGCTGTTGCCGTTTTTGGCGTGAATTACAGTGCGGCAAGAATCGTTTCGGCGTTACTCACTTCGAATGACTTCGGTGCTTCCACATTCAGTGTGGTCACCACACCATTGTCGATCACCATCGCGTAGCGCTGTGAACGTACGCCGCCAAAGCCAGCGGTATCCATCTCAAGACCCAGTGCTTTGGTAAAGCTTGCATCACCGTCGGCCAACATCATTAGCTCAGAAGCATTTTGCGCTTCGCCCCACGCTTTCATCACAAATGCGTCGTTAACCGAAACACAAGCGATGATGTCTACGCCTTTGGCTTTGAGTTGATCCGCAAGTACCACGTAACCCGGTAGATGCGCTTCAGAGCACGTTGGCGTAAATGCGCCCGGAACAGCAAACAGGACGACTTTCTTACCAGCAAACAGTTCTTGAACCGAATGGTTGACCATACCATCTTTGGTCAATTGACTCAGTGTCGCATTTGGCAGGGTTTGCCCTTGTTCGATCATGGTTCTTTCCTTTTTCAATGATTAAGAATACCTGAGCAGTGTAGTACGGATTTTGCCGATTAAACACAGACAAAAACAGGGGATACTGAACAAAAACCACCAGCGCACGGCAAAAAGAAAAAATCCGGGCGAACCCGGATTTTTTCGATGGTGCAGAGGATTAGCGAATGATCATCTGTTCGCGGCCTGGGCCAACAGAAACCATGCTCACGGGCACACCCATCAGCTCTTCAATACGCAGTACATATTGCTGCGCAGCGATAGGTAGCTCGTCGAATTGACGGCAGCCCGTGATGTCTTCACTCCAACTGGCCATCTTTTCATAAACAGGTGCAAGCGCCGCTGTTTGTGGCCAAATTGGGTTTTCGCTATGCTCGCCTTGGTAGGCAACGCAAATTTTTAGATCAGCAAGGCCAGTTAGGCAGTCAAGCTTGGTCAGGGCAATCTCAGTTGCGGCTTGCAGTTCAACGCCATTTTTGGTCGCCACCGCGTCAAAGTAACCCATATCACGTGGGCGACCCGTGGTTGCGCCGAATTCGTTGGCGAGTTCACGGAACGCGTCTTGCTCTTCCATCGCGGTGATCAAGGTGCCTGTCCCTACGGAGGAACTGAATGCTTTGGCGACCGCAATCACGCGCTCTGGGCGAAGAGCAGGCAAGCCACTGCCAATGCCCGCGTAAGCGGAGACGACGTTAGAAGAGGTCGTCCAAGGGTATTCGCCATAAACCAAGTCACGACCCGCGCCCAACTGTGCTTCAAACAGCAGGTTGGATTGCTCAGCTTGCAGTGCTTTTAGTGGGGTCGAAACGTTACAAATCGCATCACGCCAAGGAGCAGAAACCTCAAGCAGCCAATCCGCCATCTCTTGCGCGCTTTGAGTAAAGTTGAAATCTGGATATAGCGCGCGCAGTTGCGGCAATTTCCAATCGAGCAGGAACTGAATGCGCTCAACGAGCACTTCAGGTTGCTTCAACCAGCCGACCAGAATGCCTTTCTTCATCACGCGATCGCCGTACGCCGGAGCGATTCCCTGACGAGTCGAGCCATACGCTTTGTCGCCTAAACGCTGTTCTTCTAGCGTGTCTTCCAGAGCGTGCAGCGGCAGACAGAACGTCGCGCGATCAGAGATGCACAGGTTCACGGTTACGCCTGCTTGTTCCACTTCTGCCAGCTCCTTGCTCAGTGCTTCAGGGCTAATCACCATGCCTGGGCCAAGCACGGCCAAACAACCTGGGTTAAATACGCCACTCGGTAGCTGGTGCAACTTAAACGTACCGAGGTGGTTTACCACGGTATGGCCAGCATTATTACCACCTTGGAAACGAATACTTGCAGCGGCGTGTTCGGCCAAAAAGTCAACGATACGACCTTTGCCTTCATCACCCCAGTTGGCACCAACAACAACGATAGACGACATGAGAATTCCTCCGAAATAAGACCGAAGCATCTTAGGTGGATAGTCTTAATAAGAGAAATTAATTATACTCATCAAGCTAATAATAAACTCATATGAGGAAGTGATGCTGGATCTCAATTGGTTAAGAACCTTTGTTACTTTGGCTGAGGTGAAGCATTTTGGTAAAACCGCCGCAGAGCTGCATATGACGCAGCCCAATGTCAGCTTGCATATCAAGCAGTTAGAGCAAAATACCAAAGCGAAGTTGATTGAGCGAAATCCGGTACAGCTAACCCCAGCAGGTAAGCGGCTACTGAAATCGGCCAAGATGATGCTAGGGGAGTTGCAAATTTGCCAAGCGGATCTCAATGCCATCAACGAACTCACGCAAGGGACGCTGTCGATCGCGGCAAGTGACATTGTGTCGCGCCTGTTGCTTATCCATCCTTTTCAGCGCTTTAAAAACGATTACCCCGGCATTGACTTAGCGCTATTTAATACCACCTCAGCGCAAGCGGTTGAGCTGGTGAAAAGTGCCCGCGCCGACATCGGCTTTGTGATTGAGCAGAAAGAGAGCCAGCCACTGCATTTTACCGCGCTGACCCAGATTCAGTGGTGTGCGTTTGGTGATGATCTGTTTGCGAGTGATTGGGGAGAGCAAGATAAGCCGACTCTGATACTGCTTGGCCATGACACGCGAACGCGGGAGCTGATTGATGCTTCTTTGCCCAAGTTAGCCTTGCCCAAATATCGCGTGATGGAAGTGGGCAGTGTTGAGGCGCAGATCGACTGGGCGCAAGCAGGCTTTGGCACCGCGATTGTGCCGGATTTTTCACTGCACACCAAAGCGGCATTGACGCGAACGGTGACCCACTTGGAGGCGTTCCCAGCCACCGATTTTGGCTATATTGTGAGGCAAAACCAAGTGCTATCGAAAGCGGCCAAGCAGTTGCTTGGCTGGGTGGAAGAGTATGCGCAATCGACAGACTGGCATTGATGGTGATTAGTGACGGCGTGGGACTTCTTCCCATTCTCCTTCAATCACGTGTGGGTCCTGTTGGGTCTGCGGCGATTGACGGCGAAGCTGCTTTTCTAACTTTTTACCGGTGATCAAAGCGGCTATGGTCAATGGAATGGCCAGCAGCAAACTAAACATCAGGGTAAAGAGCGCGGCGATTGCGGTCAAAGTCACTAGGATGATTCGTTGCATCGTTGTTTCCTCAGGTTGCACTACAAAATGCGATAGACAACACAATAACCAGCGGGAGATGAATCAAGGATGAACGAGCAGAAAAGGTGCCTGCATCAGGGGCACAGGCACAAACGGGGGAGAGATTCTACCTTTGCCACTTAGCGCGTTCATGCTGTTGGCTAGCACGCCAAATGATTTCGGTTTGTTGTTGTAATAATGTTGGCTCAACTGCGGTTTACAACCGCTTTTAAGCCCAAATGGACAAATCATGTCACCGACTCTCGTTGCCGTAGGTGGAGCAAAGAGAGTCAGTTCGCTTTCGATGCGGTACTAGTTGTGGAGCAAGCTATTACACACGAGGGAAAGTTTGATAGCGAACGCCCATCATTTGTTCCATACAGTGAACGACTTGGCAACTGTAGCCAAACTCGTTGTCATACCAAATGTACAGCACACAGCGGTTGTCTTGAGCGATGGTCGCCTGACCATCAACCACACCCGCATGGCGAGAGCCGATGATGTCGCTGGAAACAATCTCAGTTGAGTCCGTGAAATCGATCTGTGCAGAGAGAGGTGAAGCCAGTGCCATTTCGCGCAGATACTCGTTAAGTTCTTCTTTGCTGGTGGCTTTTTCCAGATTGAGGTTAGCTACCGCCATGGAAACGTTCGGCGTTGGTACACGGATGGCATTGCCAGTGAGGCGGCCTGCCAACTCTGGCAACGCTTTAGCGACAGCTTTGGCTGCGCCAGTTGATGTCAATACCATGTTGAGCGCTGCGCCACGACCACGGCGATCGCCGTTGTGGAAGTTGTCGATCAGGTTTTGATCATTGGTGTAAGAGTGCACGGTTTCGATATGACCAGAAATCACCCCATACTTGTCATTGATCACTTTTAGAACTGGTGTGATGGCGTTGGTGGTGCAACTTGCGGCAGAGATAATTTTGTCGTCCGCTTTGATCACATCCTCGTTCACCCCAAACACGATGTTTTTGATGTCACCTTTACCCGGTGCGGTCAGCAGCACTTTCTCTGCGCCTTTGCAGTCTAGGTGCTGGCCTAAGCCTTCTGCATCGCGCCAGACACCCGTGTTATCCACGACTAACGCGTTGTTAATGCCATAAGTGGTGTAATCCACTTCTTCGGGCTTGTTTGCGTAGATGAACTGAACGTAGTTACCGTTGATGATGAGCGCATTACGTTCTTCATCGATGATGATGCTGCCGTTGAATTGTCCATGAACGGAATCGCGTCGCAGCAGGCTCGCGCGCTTTTGCAAATCACCGGCTTTGCCACCACGAACGACGATGCCACGCAACTTGAGCGGGTAACCCGGGCCGCTTTTTTCGATCAGAAGACGAGTGAGCAGACGACCGATACGTCCAAAGCCGTACAACACCACATCACGGCTTTTGAGTGAGGATTCTGCATCCAACGCGCCAATCAGTGCAGTCTGAAGGTAATCTTCAAGGGCCGATGTATCTTCATGACTTTCCCAGTATTGGTGCGCCAATTGGCCAACATCTACGCGGCAAGAGGCGATGCTCATCTCGCTGATGGCTTGAATCATTGGCAGAGTTTGCTCTAAAGAGAGCGGAGTGCCAGTGTAACGCCTGGCGACGCGATGAGTTTTGAGAATGTCGATGGTAGTTGCGTTGATCAGTGTCTTACCAAACAGGATCACTTCGACGCCTTTTTGTCGATAAAGTTTGCCGATAAGAGGTGTAATCGATTCCGCAATCGTTTGGCTGGTTTGCCAGTCTTGGAGATATTTCTCTGGACTCATGTTTCTATTGGACCTTTCACGTTTTTTAAGGGCTGACCTTACTCTCTGAGTGTAGGGGGCAGAAAGTAGGTATAAGGTTTGTAATAGTGTTGTAATATTTATGTGGCGGAATTCTACAGCCCGATGGGTTATTCTGCTAGAAAAAATAAAGCCAGTGAAAACGACTGGATATGTCGATGATTTAGCCGATTTGCCGCAGATATACAGGGCTAAATCACTATTGACATTCGCAAAAGCGCAAACTTATTTTGTGCATATAACGATCACTTTGGCTCAGTGAATGCAACTCAATCTAAATTTTTGCATTAATTGTTGATTTCACTCGATATAACTACGGAAAAAGTAAACAAAAAATCCTGATTTCATTGCGGTTATTTACAGGATTCTCCTTACCTAACGTCATCGCTGCGTTTGCATCGATGATCCTCACATTTTCGCTACGGACCATTTTCAGGGAAAAGTCGTATGAAAAATAAGGCGCCGTACCTGAGCTGTCTAAAAACGGAACATTCGCTAATCCCTGTCGTCTGATTATGAAATTAGTCTAGTATTTAAACTAGGCTAGGCTGCAACTATTCGGGGACACTCACGATGATGGCGACCATGTTAATTAAAACTCGTCTTGTGCTGCTTTCATTACTGCCCGCTTTGGTGATTTTAGGATTAGTAGTGCAACAATTGCTGAACAATCAGCAACAGTCGGCGTCGCTGGAACAGGCGATGGTGCGAATGGATATCATGCAGGGGGTGACGAAAACGAGTTTGGCGCTATTCGACTATCAACATGGTCAAAGTCAAACCTTGGACGAGTTGGAGTTCAGCGTTCCCCCTTCTTGGGGAGCTTTGGCTGAGTCGACTTTGCAAATCACCGAGTTTGAGCAGAGGCTAAACGACGTGTTAGCGTATGTTAGCGGGCAAAAAGCCTTGACCAAAGAGATTGCAGAACCGCTGTATGCGTCGCTTCATCATGTTTTGTCTACGCTCAGCAGCGCGCATTTTCACCTTGATGACGACACATTGGAACGTCAAACGAAAATCTTGCTTGAGCTCAGTTTGCTGCAAATTTGGACTATTGAAGAAGCGAGGTTGGTGCCTCCTACGCAGACAGGACAGAACTTGGCGGCCTGGTATCGTGTGCTGGAACATCAGCGAGTGAGTCGACAAAACCTGTTGGGGATGGGCAATGGACAGCCAAATGTGGATGCGCTGGTGAGTTTTCTCAGCTCTGATCGTTATCTCAGCGCTGTGCAGTTTCGCGATGGATTCAGTGCGAGTTCGGCAGACAACCCAATGCTGGGCCCAGCAGAAAGAAACCTCTACCACTCCGAACTGATTTATCGAGTGCATACCTTGTCTGAGTTAGTCAGCCACTTTTTCGTTAGCGTTGAACGCAATTTACAATGGCAAATAGAGCATAAACATCAGCAGTTTGCCGCTATGCTAGGTTTACTCGCAGCACTTCTGACATTGATCTTTTTCTTGGTTAAATCCATCTGTCAGAGAGTGGAAGGCAAACTCAATGCGATTCTTCGCGCACTGCAATGCCTAATCGAAGACGAGCAAGGCCGCTCTGACTGTCATGTCGGCGTGGAAGGTAACGATGAGCTGAGTGAATTCGCTCGACGCATTAACCAGATCATAGACGCTAAGCAGCAACAAACGAAGGAATTGATTGAAGCGAGGGAGGCGGCGGTGTCGGCCAATCGTGCCAAATCCACCTTCCTGGCCAATATGTCCCACGAGCTGCGTACCCCGCTCAATGGCATTATCGGTATGACGGAAATTCTCACTCAAAGTGATATGAACCAAGCGCAGCAGGAAGTGCTTAACGACATCGACGCCTCTTCACAGTCGCTGCTGATACTGCTCAATGATATTTTGGACTTGTCGAAAATTGAGTCCGGTAATCTCAACTTATGCTTAGAAGAGACCGCTCTGCGCGAAACGCTTTACCAGTCGATTTCTCTCTTTCAGCCCAAAGTGAGCAGTAAAAATTTAGAACTGTATCTCTCTATGGACGAAAACCTGCCTGCGAAAGTATTGGCGGATGAACATCGTATCCAGCAAATTTTGACCAATTTGATTGGTAATGCAGTCAAATTCACCGATAAAGGGCGTGTGTCGGTTGCGGTTGAATATAACGCTGAAACTGCGAGCCAGGGTATCTTGACGATCAAAGTGGCGGACACCGGGATAGGCATTGATAAACCGAAGCTGGCCACCATTTTTGAACCTTTTACCCAGGAAGATGACAGCATTACCCGTCAGTTTGGGGGGACTGGTCTTGGTCTCACCATTTGTCGCCAACTGCTGGCGATGATGGGCGGTGAACTGACCGCCACGTCCACCAAAGGGCTAGGAAGCTGTTTCTCATTTACGATTCCTATCAAGGTACTGGATGGAAGCCACTGGAGCCCTGACGAGATAAAAAGAGGTTTGTTGGTAGCCGACTCCGGCCCGTATGTCAATCAACTCGTGGGTGAATGCCATGTTGCCGGTATTGAGCTGATTAAGGTTAAGGAGATCAGCCAAGCTAGGCGCTTGAATACCGATTTCGATGTGGTGTTTTATTTCCACGCTGCGGGCAAGGATCTGCAAGGCGAGTTGATGGCATTGGAGGAGTGTGTGTCGTTGGATAAAGTGGTGCTTTGCCAGCCGCATTTTGCGACCGTCATGCTTAATTCAGACAAAATTCACGGTATGCTGACGCTGCCATTCTTGGGTAAGCGCTTTAAAACGTGTCTTGAGTCGCTCGGACAGAAACTGCGGCAAAACAACGTCACTGTGCTATCGCCGAATGTACACATCATTAACTCAGCCGTCGCACATTATTACAGTAAGAATCATCGCCGCATTTTGATCGCCGAAGACAACCTGATGAACCAGAAGATCGCCAGTTTCTTTTTAGACAAAGCGGGATATGAATACATGGTGGCCAGCAATGGGCAAGAGGCTTTGGAAGCGATTATGTACAGTGGTCGATTCGACGCAATTCTTATGGACTGCATGATGCCGG from Vibrio navarrensis encodes the following:
- a CDS encoding glyceraldehyde-3-phosphate dehydrogenase, which codes for MSPEKYLQDWQTSQTIAESITPLIGKLYRQKGVEVILFGKTLINATTIDILKTHRVARRYTGTPLSLEQTLPMIQAISEMSIASCRVDVGQLAHQYWESHEDTSALEDYLQTALIGALDAESSLKSRDVVLYGFGRIGRLLTRLLIEKSGPGYPLKLRGIVVRGGKAGDLQKRASLLRRDSVHGQFNGSIIIDEERNALIINGNYVQFIYANKPEEVDYTTYGINNALVVDNTGVWRDAEGLGQHLDCKGAEKVLLTAPGKGDIKNIVFGVNEDVIKADDKIISAASCTTNAITPVLKVINDKYGVISGHIETVHSYTNDQNLIDNFHNGDRRGRGAALNMVLTSTGAAKAVAKALPELAGRLTGNAIRVPTPNVSMAVANLNLEKATSKEELNEYLREMALASPLSAQIDFTDSTEIVSSDIIGSRHAGVVDGQATIAQDNRCVLYIWYDNEFGYSCQVVHCMEQMMGVRYQTFPRV
- a CDS encoding adenylosuccinate synthetase, translated to MSSIVVVGANWGDEGKGRIVDFLAEHAAASIRFQGGNNAGHTVVNHLGTFKLHQLPSGVFNPGCLAVLGPGMVISPEALSKELAEVEQAGVTVNLCISDRATFCLPLHALEDTLEEQRLGDKAYGSTRQGIAPAYGDRVMKKGILVGWLKQPEVLVERIQFLLDWKLPQLRALYPDFNFTQSAQEMADWLLEVSAPWRDAICNVSTPLKALQAEQSNLLFEAQLGAGRDLVYGEYPWTTSSNVVSAYAGIGSGLPALRPERVIAVAKAFSSSVGTGTLITAMEEQDAFRELANEFGATTGRPRDMGYFDAVATKNGVELQAATEIALTKLDCLTGLADLKICVAYQGEHSENPIWPQTAALAPVYEKMASWSEDITGCRQFDELPIAAQQYVLRIEELMGVPVSMVSVGPGREQMIIR
- a CDS encoding ATP-binding protein yields the protein MLIKTRLVLLSLLPALVILGLVVQQLLNNQQQSASLEQAMVRMDIMQGVTKTSLALFDYQHGQSQTLDELEFSVPPSWGALAESTLQITEFEQRLNDVLAYVSGQKALTKEIAEPLYASLHHVLSTLSSAHFHLDDDTLERQTKILLELSLLQIWTIEEARLVPPTQTGQNLAAWYRVLEHQRVSRQNLLGMGNGQPNVDALVSFLSSDRYLSAVQFRDGFSASSADNPMLGPAERNLYHSELIYRVHTLSELVSHFFVSVERNLQWQIEHKHQQFAAMLGLLAALLTLIFFLVKSICQRVEGKLNAILRALQCLIEDEQGRSDCHVGVEGNDELSEFARRINQIIDAKQQQTKELIEAREAAVSANRAKSTFLANMSHELRTPLNGIIGMTEILTQSDMNQAQQEVLNDIDASSQSLLILLNDILDLSKIESGNLNLCLEETALRETLYQSISLFQPKVSSKNLELYLSMDENLPAKVLADEHRIQQILTNLIGNAVKFTDKGRVSVAVEYNAETASQGILTIKVADTGIGIDKPKLATIFEPFTQEDDSITRQFGGTGLGLTICRQLLAMMGGELTATSTKGLGSCFSFTIPIKVLDGSHWSPDEIKRGLLVADSGPYVNQLVGECHVAGIELIKVKEISQARRLNTDFDVVFYFHAAGKDLQGELMALEECVSLDKVVLCQPHFATVMLNSDKIHGMLTLPFLGKRFKTCLESLGQKLRQNNVTVLSPNVHIINSAVAHYYSKNHRRILIAEDNLMNQKIASFFLDKAGYEYMVASNGQEALEAIMYSGRFDAILMDCMMPVMDGITATREIRRWENEQGSDKTLIIALTASVLEEDIQSCFDAGMDAYLPKPYKSNQLYELFDELMAS
- a CDS encoding LysR family transcriptional regulator encodes the protein MLDLNWLRTFVTLAEVKHFGKTAAELHMTQPNVSLHIKQLEQNTKAKLIERNPVQLTPAGKRLLKSAKMMLGELQICQADLNAINELTQGTLSIAASDIVSRLLLIHPFQRFKNDYPGIDLALFNTTSAQAVELVKSARADIGFVIEQKESQPLHFTALTQIQWCAFGDDLFASDWGEQDKPTLILLGHDTRTRELIDASLPKLALPKYRVMEVGSVEAQIDWAQAGFGTAIVPDFSLHTKAALTRTVTHLEAFPATDFGYIVRQNQVLSKAAKQLLGWVEEYAQSTDWH
- a CDS encoding peroxiredoxin: MIEQGQTLPNATLSQLTKDGMVNHSVQELFAGKKVVLFAVPGAFTPTCSEAHLPGYVVLADQLKAKGVDIIACVSVNDAFVMKAWGEAQNASELMMLADGDASFTKALGLEMDTAGFGGVRSQRYAMVIDNGVVTTLNVEAPKSFEVSNAETILAAL